From the Prosthecobacter dejongeii genome, one window contains:
- a CDS encoding choice-of-anchor tandem repeat GloVer-containing protein: MVTFTGNAGLFMGNSPGAGLVSDGQGYLWGMTQYTANGTASHGTLFRIHELTGAFTRRVTFSNTTAPKGRVPQGALYYDGAGNLWGTTSLGGTYDDGTVFKYNIASNTLTTVVEFTGTQVDVGAIKGSVCQSALVPDGLGYLWGVTNDGGLASDNGTVFKVHMATNTATGVIEFSNNGATNKGMSPVGPLVNDGAGFLWGATTSGGIGNEGTVFKIEAATGTLTTVLQFGNLTGVNASIQSPAAGFTTDGQGYLWGIATAGGSASSWAVYKIKISDGSFTKVVEHLSSSAAYTGVSYLGRTPLAGVSGHASQPWLWGTTSVGGNNNLGTLYRFNPTTGEREVKIHFTGTAGVARGSKPNGKVYVDANGLVWGTTEEGGTSNVGTLFKYDPSFNTFTTLTSFVTTGGCRPKGSLIAPGDGYIWGTTSTGSSSSLGSVFKVDPITSNVIYVRTFSSADSVNGTEPLCGLAADASGHVWGSTQFGGPSNRGTLFKIQTSTGAFTSMLAFTGSSGAAVGHTPTGDLAVDASGNVWGTTATTVFKFEPGTSSFTNVFTTVDTSYPQRGVIGGTLTKAASGKLRFIGSEVTQDFTTYASPRVVIYEITPGTNAVSKLHSLAEGIVGPGTVPDFTPAGPLYEHSDGQWYGVNRTAGFNEDLEPAGGGMVYQVSTGPAVMTQPYNSTSVTSFYSLAANTTLTLRGYANPNGNAITCQIEWGPTTALGNVANASATPGTGYTGSLCEVVLTDLPAFTTYFYRIRANTQTGEPSYGPLRSIQTGPQNSVPAQAEIAVESPIGQPLTDGVTVVNMGDVLLGQMRKQAVVVRNLSSGAGTGELTGLTANITGTHASDFVISTPLGVSSLPFTEMSTGLLITFVPSGAGVRNAVLTITSNDADEASFEIPLTGQGVLLPEIAVESPNSTNLESGTASYDFGSGTVGVGQVRTFTVRNTGSGLLQTLQVNTSGPHAADFVVTAQPAEEVAAQGSTTFSVTFTPSASGSRSAVLSIGSNDEDENPFVIQVSGTGVSAPEIALANGVENLVSGISGVDFGSVNQGNLHAVTLTLRNVGNATLSNVSASIVGTHNADFFIGSLVTSVNAASEVNFAVTFNPQASGSRTATLRIVSNDGDENPFELTLNGTGVSVPEIAVTVGNDVSLEDGVSTLDFDLVATNGSLAKLITIRNLGTAALTDLSLSITGDQAAEYEAAPLTVTSLAPNGSTSFVLNFTPSASGVRTAILRLTSNDANENPFDIALTGTGYMPLTPSFTTPPASQIGFIGEPVSFAVDVVGEQPMSLQWRKNLVVIRNATSNEFNLPAVKASDVGIYSVFAENTLGEEISENAYLGLAVLRQGTLNFKVGAALTLKSTVSIPKAPGVSVGYQWKRSGQILEDGTTLTSSVISGAQSANLKVSNLQTGDTGNYTCVITMTTPTGTVEVADGDTVVNVLTLPVLTLPSLDPLFVSQPVPLIGLAASQNGAKFTAKGLPPGVKIDAVTGILTGAPTMAKIVKGQVQPYQIIFSATNVAGTVSSLPQAWIVEPLPPGIVGTFNGLVERNLTLNGVSGAEEGFGGTLQVVTNLAGSLTGKIKLGPNVYAFKGTLEYDPEAVKAMARATILRRSPAPALQLEFTVEPLSDLVHPGQLLGTVGIPGAEADIQAWRARADASQAGTYNVMYENTPALPETGAPSGIGHAILTVSARGTVSWSGLLSDGSKMTGATSMGTGGQVALHNLLYSNTGSVQGWVNLDSPTVTGSMDWLKNEQPEGKTQNYPAGFFHQMNVRGGIYTAPQKNQRVLGLSQDLFVETSNGGVTPALSYEAVLSTLNTLTITDSGEKFNLKINVKTGQLTGSFEQPGSKVRRASVYGLLVPGHAGVGFFLLPQAGTGSTPILSGSFSLSENSAP; this comes from the coding sequence ATGGTCACCTTCACAGGCAATGCAGGCCTGTTCATGGGAAACAGTCCGGGGGCAGGTTTGGTCTCTGACGGGCAAGGCTATCTGTGGGGCATGACGCAATACACAGCCAATGGCACGGCTTCCCACGGCACTCTTTTCCGCATTCATGAACTGACAGGGGCCTTCACTCGCAGGGTCACCTTTAGTAATACCACTGCCCCGAAAGGACGTGTGCCACAGGGTGCACTGTATTATGATGGAGCAGGGAATCTCTGGGGAACGACCAGCCTCGGCGGAACGTATGATGACGGGACCGTCTTCAAATACAACATTGCAAGCAATACACTGACCACGGTGGTGGAGTTCACCGGAACTCAGGTCGATGTGGGGGCTATCAAAGGCAGCGTTTGCCAGTCGGCTTTAGTCCCGGATGGTCTGGGTTATCTTTGGGGCGTCACGAATGATGGCGGTCTAGCGTCAGACAATGGCACGGTCTTTAAAGTCCACATGGCCACGAATACCGCTACGGGCGTGATCGAATTCAGCAACAATGGCGCGACGAATAAAGGGATGAGTCCCGTGGGGCCATTGGTGAATGATGGTGCAGGATTTCTGTGGGGAGCGACGACGAGTGGTGGGATTGGCAATGAAGGGACGGTTTTTAAGATCGAAGCGGCCACGGGTACACTCACGACAGTGCTACAATTCGGCAATCTTACCGGTGTGAATGCCAGTATTCAGTCTCCTGCAGCCGGCTTCACGACAGACGGTCAGGGCTATCTCTGGGGGATCGCCACAGCGGGAGGTAGCGCCAGCAGTTGGGCCGTTTATAAAATCAAAATCTCGGACGGTTCCTTTACGAAGGTGGTGGAACATCTTTCCAGCAGCGCTGCTTACACAGGAGTTTCTTACCTGGGGCGCACGCCATTAGCAGGGGTGAGTGGCCATGCTAGCCAGCCTTGGCTGTGGGGGACGACTTCTGTGGGAGGTAATAATAATCTGGGGACCTTGTATCGTTTTAATCCCACGACGGGAGAGCGCGAGGTAAAGATTCACTTCACAGGTACGGCAGGTGTAGCCCGTGGGTCAAAGCCGAATGGAAAGGTCTATGTGGATGCCAATGGGCTGGTGTGGGGCACCACTGAAGAGGGTGGCACCAGCAATGTAGGCACGCTTTTCAAGTATGATCCTAGCTTCAACACCTTCACGACTTTAACTTCATTCGTGACCACCGGTGGATGTCGGCCAAAGGGCAGTCTCATCGCTCCAGGAGATGGATACATTTGGGGGACGACCAGCACGGGTTCTAGCAGCAGTCTAGGCAGCGTTTTCAAGGTAGATCCGATTACCTCCAATGTCATTTATGTGCGCACGTTCAGCAGTGCAGACAGTGTCAATGGAACTGAGCCTCTTTGTGGCTTAGCCGCAGATGCGAGTGGTCATGTGTGGGGTTCGACCCAGTTTGGAGGACCTTCGAACCGAGGGACTTTGTTCAAGATTCAAACGAGCACAGGCGCCTTTACCTCCATGCTTGCCTTCACCGGCAGCAGTGGTGCGGCGGTCGGGCACACGCCTACGGGGGATTTAGCGGTGGATGCCAGTGGAAACGTCTGGGGCACGACCGCCACGACGGTGTTTAAGTTTGAGCCAGGAACCTCCTCTTTCACCAATGTTTTTACGACTGTGGATACCAGCTATCCGCAGCGCGGAGTGATAGGCGGAACCCTCACAAAGGCAGCTTCTGGAAAACTCCGCTTCATCGGCTCAGAAGTGACGCAGGACTTTACCACATACGCCAGCCCGCGTGTGGTCATCTATGAGATCACCCCTGGAACCAATGCAGTGAGCAAGCTCCATAGCCTTGCCGAAGGCATTGTAGGACCAGGAACGGTGCCTGATTTTACCCCAGCAGGTCCGCTGTATGAGCACAGCGATGGCCAGTGGTATGGTGTGAATAGGACGGCTGGATTCAATGAAGATCTAGAACCTGCAGGTGGTGGCATGGTGTATCAAGTGAGCACTGGGCCTGCGGTCATGACGCAGCCATACAACTCCACAAGCGTCACGTCGTTTTACTCTTTGGCCGCGAACACCACCCTGACGCTCCGTGGTTATGCCAATCCGAATGGGAATGCCATCACTTGCCAGATCGAGTGGGGGCCGACGACTGCATTAGGCAATGTGGCCAATGCCTCAGCCACGCCCGGCACCGGCTACACTGGCAGTCTTTGTGAGGTCGTGCTGACTGATTTGCCGGCATTCACCACCTACTTTTACCGGATCCGGGCAAATACACAGACCGGGGAGCCCTCTTACGGTCCCTTACGTTCCATCCAAACCGGGCCGCAGAACTCGGTTCCTGCCCAAGCGGAGATTGCTGTGGAGTCCCCCATCGGGCAGCCACTGACAGATGGAGTGACGGTGGTGAATATGGGAGACGTCTTGTTAGGCCAAATGCGCAAGCAGGCCGTGGTCGTGAGGAACCTCAGCAGTGGGGCAGGCACGGGTGAGTTGACAGGATTAACCGCGAACATCACTGGCACTCACGCCTCAGACTTTGTTATCTCCACCCCGCTCGGGGTCAGCAGTCTGCCTTTTACAGAAATGAGCACTGGCTTACTCATCACTTTCGTACCCAGTGGTGCGGGTGTGCGGAATGCGGTGCTGACCATCACTAGCAATGATGCGGATGAAGCGAGTTTTGAGATTCCTTTAACAGGGCAAGGGGTGTTGCTACCAGAAATCGCGGTGGAGTCTCCCAACTCCACAAATCTGGAGAGTGGAACAGCCTCTTATGATTTCGGTTCTGGCACAGTCGGTGTAGGGCAGGTGCGTACTTTCACTGTTAGGAACACAGGCAGTGGCCTATTGCAGACTTTGCAGGTCAATACCAGTGGCCCCCATGCGGCGGACTTTGTGGTCACAGCGCAGCCTGCTGAAGAAGTGGCTGCTCAAGGTAGCACCACTTTCAGTGTGACTTTTACTCCATCTGCGAGTGGCTCACGCTCTGCCGTCTTGAGCATCGGCAGTAACGATGAAGATGAAAATCCCTTTGTGATTCAGGTATCTGGAACGGGAGTCTCCGCACCAGAAATTGCTCTGGCGAATGGAGTCGAAAATTTGGTCAGTGGGATCTCTGGGGTTGACTTTGGCAGTGTCAATCAAGGTAACTTGCACGCTGTCACATTGACCCTGCGCAATGTGGGAAATGCCACGCTTTCCAATGTCAGTGCCAGTATTGTGGGCACCCACAACGCGGATTTCTTTATCGGCTCTCTCGTCACAAGTGTGAACGCTGCATCTGAAGTCAATTTTGCGGTCACCTTTAATCCGCAGGCCTCTGGCAGTCGCACGGCCACTCTGCGAATCGTGAGTAACGATGGGGATGAAAATCCTTTTGAACTCACTCTCAACGGAACGGGCGTAAGTGTGCCAGAGATCGCCGTAACGGTGGGTAATGACGTATCTCTAGAGGATGGCGTTTCAACTTTGGACTTTGATCTCGTGGCGACTAATGGCTCGCTGGCAAAGCTGATCACGATCCGTAATTTAGGGACAGCAGCATTGACCGATCTTTCCCTCAGCATCACCGGAGATCAAGCGGCAGAGTATGAGGCGGCTCCTCTGACCGTGACAAGTTTGGCCCCCAATGGCTCGACTTCATTCGTTCTCAACTTCACTCCATCGGCATCGGGAGTGAGGACGGCCATTCTTCGCCTAACCAGCAATGATGCCAATGAAAACCCTTTTGACATCGCTTTAACCGGGACTGGGTACATGCCTCTGACTCCCTCCTTTACCACGCCCCCCGCTTCTCAGATCGGCTTCATTGGCGAGCCCGTTTCCTTCGCTGTAGATGTGGTAGGGGAACAACCGATGAGCCTGCAATGGCGTAAAAACCTGGTTGTGATTCGGAATGCCACCAGCAATGAATTTAACCTTCCAGCCGTTAAAGCTTCCGATGTGGGCATTTATTCGGTCTTCGCTGAGAATACCCTCGGGGAAGAAATATCCGAGAATGCTTACCTGGGCCTTGCCGTTTTACGCCAAGGGACACTCAATTTCAAAGTGGGGGCTGCATTGACGCTCAAGAGCACCGTTTCGATTCCGAAAGCGCCGGGAGTTTCTGTGGGTTATCAGTGGAAGCGGTCAGGACAGATCTTGGAAGATGGCACGACGCTAACCAGCAGTGTGATTTCGGGTGCTCAATCTGCCAATCTCAAGGTCTCGAATTTGCAGACAGGCGACACAGGAAATTATACCTGCGTGATTACCATGACTACCCCCACGGGCACAGTGGAGGTGGCGGATGGAGATACAGTCGTGAATGTACTGACCCTACCAGTTCTGACTTTGCCGTCACTGGATCCTTTGTTTGTCAGTCAGCCAGTGCCTCTTATCGGTCTGGCAGCCAGCCAGAATGGAGCAAAGTTTACCGCAAAGGGGCTTCCTCCGGGTGTTAAGATTGACGCGGTGACAGGCATTCTTACTGGAGCACCGACAATGGCTAAAATCGTTAAAGGACAGGTGCAGCCCTATCAAATCATCTTCAGTGCTACCAACGTGGCAGGCACCGTGAGTTCATTACCTCAGGCCTGGATTGTCGAACCTTTACCTCCCGGCATTGTCGGTACTTTCAATGGTTTGGTTGAGCGCAATCTCACTCTCAATGGCGTGAGCGGGGCGGAAGAAGGGTTTGGCGGCACGCTTCAAGTGGTGACGAATCTCGCAGGGAGTCTGACGGGTAAAATCAAATTGGGCCCTAACGTATATGCCTTCAAAGGAACATTGGAATATGATCCAGAAGCAGTAAAGGCGATGGCGCGAGCTACCATCCTTCGGCGTTCGCCAGCTCCCGCTTTGCAGTTGGAGTTTACTGTGGAGCCGCTTTCAGATCTAGTTCATCCAGGGCAATTACTGGGGACCGTAGGGATCCCAGGCGCGGAGGCCGATATCCAGGCCTGGCGTGCCAGGGCAGATGCCTCCCAGGCAGGCACGTATAACGTCATGTATGAAAATACCCCTGCACTGCCGGAGACGGGTGCCCCCTCGGGCATAGGCCACGCCATTCTCACGGTTTCCGCTAGGGGCACGGTAAGTTGGAGCGGGCTTCTTTCTGACGGCAGTAAGATGACTGGGGCCACTAGCATGGGAACAGGGGGGCAGGTCGCCCTTCATAATCTGCTGTACAGCAACACAGGTAGCGTTCAGGGCTGGGTAAACCTGGATAGCCCTACGGTAACTGGGAGCATGGATTGGCTAAAGAATGAACAGCCTGAGGGTAAGACTCAGAATTATCCCGCAGGCTTCTTTCATCAGATGAATGTCCGTGGCGGTATTTACACCGCGCCACAAAAAAACCAGAGGGTATTGGGGCTGTCACAAGATCTCTTCGTTGAAACCTCGAATGGAGGTGTGACTCCTGCACTTAGTTACGAGGCTGTTTTGAGCACACTGAATACCCTCACGATCACAGACTCTGGTGAAAAGTTTAACCTCAAGATCAATGTAAAAACTGGCCAGCTTACAGGTAGCTTTGAGCAGCCTGGAAGCAAAGTGCGCAGAGCCAGTGTTTACGGCTTGCTGGTGCCTGGGCACGCAGGTGTGGGGTTCTTCCTGCTGCCGCAGGCTGGCACTGGTAGCACGCCTATTTTGTCAGGGAGCTTTTCACTTTCTGAGAATTCAGCACCGTAA
- a CDS encoding exo-alpha-sialidase yields MKLCLTLLSWLTLSALAQNDASLPPSILDLPLKPVVINTDPGPEYSDEQRDYAMVIGMDRTPKGRIWAAWVAGGDSPRAYFVAASSDDEGKTWSKPRLVIDAPDAPTGVEVSVLVGNFWTDPTGRLWLFYDQSLSMFDGRAGLWAITCDNPDDDKPVWSEPRRIWHGMTLNKPTVLSNGEWLLPISLWTRDRIGVPELREKGYADLDEVRMANLFVSNDKGVTWTRRGGVMVPETDFDEHMVVELKDGRLWLLARTKQGISESFSSDQGRTWSEAKPSVIQNASARFFIRRLASGNLVLIKNGPLDKRIKGRSHMTAFISEDDGKTWKGGLILDERNGVSYPDGFQSPDGTINIIHDRERAKEREIIMHRVTEADILAGKLVTPNSQTKMLVSKARGAEIGQRLYNGIQLPSEWPPRNLDAKSYEPMPVPYLKAKPKIIPIDKGRQLFVDDFLIESTDLKRTFHQARKHEKNPVFKPETKYELDPVKIEGDEQAVCYLGHGGVFFDPKEDLYKMFYTAGWRGGLALATSKDLLQWTRPNIGTVGGNLLLPPGPEWAGGDNSVWLDVNAKDPMQRVKMMTDRRPLPAGHTLQTSPDGKVWSQGVATGKAGDYCSFFYNPFRKVWCYSIKQGGEHGRNRWYSENADFIKGADWSQSVFWCNADKLDAPDPKIGDAAQLYSLNATAYESLMLGEFYIHLGPDNKICENGKFPKITEIKLGFSRDGFHWDRPDRQPFIAATRQEGDWDRAYIHGTTGVCIVKEDEIWFPYTGYSGIAPNGKRGLYTGAAVGMAVLRRDGFASMDAGEKEGSLTTETVAFNGRHLRVNATTAKGELRVEVLNEKGEVIAPYSQENCIPLKADATQQTVAWKGADSLDAVRGLPLKFRFYLKQGSLYSFWTSQTP; encoded by the coding sequence ATGAAGCTCTGCCTCACTCTCCTGTCATGGCTGACATTATCAGCCCTGGCTCAAAACGATGCCTCCTTGCCCCCATCCATCTTGGATTTGCCGCTTAAGCCTGTGGTCATCAATACCGATCCCGGCCCCGAATATTCCGATGAACAACGTGACTACGCGATGGTCATCGGTATGGATCGCACGCCGAAAGGCCGCATCTGGGCCGCCTGGGTAGCCGGAGGCGACAGCCCACGCGCTTACTTCGTTGCAGCCAGCAGCGACGATGAAGGCAAGACGTGGTCAAAGCCCCGCCTGGTGATTGATGCGCCAGATGCCCCCACGGGCGTGGAGGTGAGTGTGCTGGTGGGAAATTTCTGGACAGACCCCACAGGTCGCCTGTGGCTCTTCTACGATCAATCCCTTTCCATGTTTGATGGTCGTGCCGGGCTCTGGGCCATCACCTGTGACAATCCCGATGATGACAAGCCCGTGTGGTCTGAGCCGCGCCGCATCTGGCATGGCATGACACTGAACAAACCCACCGTGCTCAGCAACGGTGAGTGGCTGCTGCCCATCTCACTCTGGACACGCGACCGTATCGGCGTGCCAGAGCTACGCGAAAAAGGTTACGCAGATCTCGATGAAGTCCGCATGGCTAACCTTTTCGTTTCAAACGACAAAGGTGTCACCTGGACTCGACGCGGGGGAGTCATGGTCCCAGAAACGGACTTCGATGAGCACATGGTGGTCGAGCTCAAAGATGGTCGTCTCTGGCTGCTGGCACGCACCAAACAAGGCATCTCTGAAAGCTTTTCTAGCGATCAAGGCCGCACCTGGAGCGAAGCCAAGCCTTCTGTGATTCAAAATGCCAGCGCCCGCTTTTTCATCCGTCGCCTCGCATCCGGGAATCTGGTCCTGATCAAAAATGGCCCGTTGGACAAACGCATCAAAGGCCGCAGCCACATGACGGCTTTTATCTCTGAAGATGACGGCAAGACCTGGAAGGGCGGCTTGATTCTCGATGAGCGAAATGGCGTATCCTATCCCGATGGATTTCAATCTCCCGATGGCACGATCAACATCATCCATGATCGTGAACGCGCCAAAGAACGCGAAATCATCATGCATCGGGTCACTGAGGCGGATATCCTAGCAGGCAAATTGGTAACACCGAATTCACAGACCAAGATGCTGGTGAGTAAGGCACGCGGAGCTGAAATCGGCCAGCGTCTTTACAATGGCATCCAACTTCCTAGCGAGTGGCCACCGCGCAACCTTGACGCGAAAAGCTACGAGCCTATGCCGGTGCCTTACTTGAAGGCCAAACCGAAAATCATCCCCATTGATAAAGGCAGACAGCTCTTTGTGGACGATTTTCTCATCGAGAGCACCGACCTTAAGCGCACCTTTCATCAGGCACGCAAACACGAAAAGAATCCTGTCTTTAAACCCGAGACAAAGTATGAGCTTGATCCTGTAAAAATCGAAGGTGACGAGCAGGCCGTCTGCTACCTGGGGCACGGCGGTGTGTTTTTTGATCCGAAAGAAGATCTCTACAAGATGTTTTATACCGCTGGCTGGCGCGGCGGGCTGGCGCTTGCCACAAGCAAGGATTTGCTCCAATGGACACGGCCAAACATCGGCACCGTCGGCGGCAATCTCTTGCTTCCCCCGGGACCTGAGTGGGCAGGCGGCGATAACAGCGTGTGGCTGGACGTGAATGCCAAGGACCCCATGCAGCGAGTGAAGATGATGACGGACCGCCGCCCCTTGCCCGCTGGCCACACATTGCAAACATCTCCCGATGGCAAGGTCTGGTCTCAAGGTGTAGCGACAGGCAAAGCAGGCGACTATTGCTCCTTCTTTTACAATCCATTCCGCAAAGTGTGGTGCTACAGCATCAAGCAAGGCGGCGAACATGGGCGCAACCGCTGGTACTCAGAAAATGCCGACTTCATCAAAGGGGCCGACTGGAGCCAATCTGTCTTTTGGTGCAATGCGGATAAGCTGGATGCACCCGATCCAAAAATCGGTGATGCCGCCCAACTTTACAGCCTCAACGCCACCGCTTATGAAAGCTTGATGCTGGGGGAATTTTACATTCACCTCGGTCCGGATAACAAAATTTGCGAAAACGGTAAATTCCCAAAAATCACGGAAATCAAGCTGGGCTTCAGCCGTGACGGTTTCCACTGGGACCGCCCCGATCGCCAGCCCTTCATCGCAGCCACTCGCCAAGAAGGCGACTGGGATCGTGCCTACATCCACGGCACCACTGGGGTCTGCATTGTCAAAGAAGACGAGATCTGGTTCCCCTACACGGGTTACTCAGGCATCGCCCCGAACGGCAAACGCGGCCTATACACTGGTGCGGCCGTAGGTATGGCGGTGCTGCGTCGCGATGGCTTTGCCTCCATGGACGCGGGTGAAAAGGAAGGTAGCCTCACCACCGAAACCGTCGCTTTTAATGGCCGTCATTTGCGGGTCAATGCAACGACCGCTAAGGGTGAATTACGGGTCGAAGTCTTGAATGAAAAGGGCGAGGTCATCGCTCCCTACAGCCAAGAAAATTGTATCCCATTGAAGGCGGATGCAACTCAACAGACTGTTGCATGGAAAGGCGCCGACTCCCTCGATGCCGTGCGTGGCCTGCCTTTGAAGTTCCGTTTCTACCTTAAACAAGGTAGCCTGTACTCCTTCTGGACGAGTCAAACACCTTGA
- a CDS encoding HpcH/HpaI aldolase family protein, translated as MNPPSPSHIGTWLSIGSPVIAELAAACGFDWVLLDLEHGCESEAAIPNQLRALRGSSTQGIVRVGAPHPDLIARVLDWGAHGIMVPHVNTAAEAEAIVKAAHYAPRGHRGFSRTVRTYDYGLNPPGDELTRPIILAQIETLQGVEQAAAIAAVDGIDALFVGPADLGHDMKVRQSKILYDDCLHTVAQAANQSGKASGILIRNAQDLEKMRSFGFTWLAIDSDLSLLRSGFLGHVQAAKS; from the coding sequence ATGAATCCTCCTTCGCCTTCACATATCGGCACCTGGCTTTCGATTGGTTCACCTGTGATTGCCGAGTTGGCCGCCGCCTGCGGTTTTGACTGGGTCTTGCTCGACCTGGAACATGGCTGCGAATCTGAAGCCGCCATTCCTAACCAACTGCGTGCGCTACGTGGCAGCTCCACCCAGGGCATCGTACGTGTGGGGGCACCGCACCCAGACCTTATTGCCCGTGTTCTCGACTGGGGCGCCCACGGCATCATGGTTCCGCACGTCAACACCGCGGCGGAGGCTGAAGCCATCGTCAAAGCTGCGCACTATGCCCCCCGTGGTCATAGGGGCTTTTCGCGCACCGTTCGCACCTACGACTATGGTTTAAACCCGCCCGGAGATGAACTAACCCGCCCCATCATCCTCGCTCAAATCGAGACCCTACAGGGAGTCGAACAGGCGGCGGCCATCGCAGCCGTGGACGGCATTGACGCTTTATTCGTTGGGCCAGCCGACCTTGGGCATGACATGAAAGTGCGACAGAGCAAGATCCTTTACGATGACTGCCTCCACACCGTGGCTCAAGCCGCCAACCAGTCAGGCAAAGCCAGCGGCATCCTCATTCGCAATGCTCAAGACCTCGAGAAAATGCGCTCCTTCGGCTTCACTTGGCTGGCGATTGATTCCGATTTGTCCCTGCTGCGTTCGGGATTTTTAGGCCATGTGCAAGCCGCCAAATCCTAA
- a CDS encoding phosphotransferase family protein, with product MSRSHIYYWKCDRPAAFHGTEVQTSADLYPQVLALLNKQNPGLTIDLNEGGGQGNHRTFIARIREEDVFVRIEDGPEHDDYIETESRVQEAVRALGIRTPRILGVDASRHEVPFAWQLMEVVPYPDLNHWQKRGELNLPRMAHEIGSAVARWQDVPVDRFGPFQSRGEGLTGFHASYADYFHLHLDRHLHFLNQHQFLSLAHADDIRREIKIHEPLLHLPYGCLVHKDLALWNILGKKDEILSFIDWDDSISGDPMDDLSLLGCFYDGAVIAQALSGYERLKPLPQEHRRRFWLHLLRNMIVKAVIRVGAGYFDRNDGFFLIGSGSTGADLRSLTQARLQAALQGLRDDAAITTL from the coding sequence ATGAGCCGCAGCCACATTTACTACTGGAAATGCGATCGCCCGGCAGCCTTTCACGGGACTGAGGTGCAGACTTCGGCAGATCTCTACCCACAGGTTCTTGCCCTCCTTAACAAGCAAAATCCAGGCCTAACCATTGATTTAAATGAAGGTGGTGGACAGGGCAATCACCGAACCTTCATCGCTCGCATTCGCGAGGAAGATGTCTTTGTGCGGATTGAAGATGGGCCAGAGCATGACGATTACATCGAAACCGAATCTCGCGTGCAAGAAGCTGTGCGGGCCCTTGGCATTCGCACGCCAAGGATTTTGGGTGTGGATGCCAGCCGCCATGAGGTGCCTTTTGCCTGGCAGCTTATGGAAGTGGTTCCTTATCCAGACCTCAACCACTGGCAGAAACGTGGGGAGTTGAACCTGCCCCGCATGGCTCATGAAATCGGCAGTGCCGTGGCCCGCTGGCAGGATGTTCCGGTGGACCGTTTCGGCCCCTTCCAATCAAGAGGTGAAGGTTTAACAGGCTTTCATGCCAGCTATGCCGATTACTTTCATCTACACCTCGACCGCCATCTGCATTTCCTCAACCAGCATCAATTCCTGTCACTGGCTCACGCCGATGACATCCGCCGGGAAATCAAAATCCACGAACCGCTGCTGCATCTACCCTACGGCTGCCTGGTCCACAAAGATCTCGCCCTTTGGAACATCCTCGGGAAGAAGGATGAAATCCTCTCCTTCATTGATTGGGACGACTCCATTTCAGGAGATCCCATGGATGACCTCTCTTTGCTGGGCTGCTTCTACGATGGCGCCGTCATTGCACAGGCTCTGTCCGGTTATGAACGACTCAAACCGCTACCCCAAGAGCATCGTCGGCGCTTCTGGCTGCATCTTCTCCGCAACATGATCGTGAAGGCCGTCATCCGCGTGGGCGCAGGTTACTTTGACCGTAACGATGGCTTTTTCCTCATCGGCTCCGGCAGTACGGGAGCAGACCTTCGCAGCCTCACTCAGGCCCGGCTTCAGGCTGCACTCCAAGGGCTGCGCGACGACGCAGCCATCACCACACTTTAG
- a CDS encoding bile acid:sodium symporter family protein, with translation MQNLLTRFTGLYPLWLLAFAALAFVKPESLFWFSGQWITWALTTVMLGMGFTLTVDDFRRLLKMPGCVALGFAAQYTIMPLAGWAVAEAMNLEPGFAIGLILVASCPGGTASNMITYLARANVALSVILTLASTLLAFIMTPLWCKTLAGTYVAVDAWGLCLSTLQAVVVPVIIGVLCNWRFPQTVAKVATLGPVVSVIAICFITGGIVAQSADSMAANAGKLTLAVALLHLIGFALGHIVSKVFGYSDDVARTVSIEVGMQNGGMAAMLAKRHFTTEPLSAVPAVFSALMQNLIGSLLAAWWRARPVPCTDVSDKNCP, from the coding sequence ATGCAAAATCTCCTCACCCGCTTCACTGGTCTCTACCCCCTGTGGCTGCTTGCTTTTGCCGCCTTGGCTTTTGTAAAACCCGAGAGCCTCTTTTGGTTCTCTGGGCAATGGATTACCTGGGCACTGACCACCGTCATGCTGGGCATGGGCTTTACCCTGACCGTGGATGACTTCCGCCGCCTACTGAAGATGCCGGGCTGCGTCGCGCTCGGTTTTGCGGCTCAATACACCATCATGCCGCTGGCAGGGTGGGCCGTTGCAGAAGCGATGAATTTGGAACCCGGTTTTGCCATCGGCCTCATCCTCGTCGCTAGTTGCCCCGGCGGCACCGCCTCCAACATGATCACTTACTTGGCTCGTGCCAATGTGGCCCTTTCGGTCATCCTGACCTTGGCCTCCACGCTGCTGGCTTTCATCATGACCCCGCTCTGGTGCAAGACGCTGGCCGGCACCTATGTGGCCGTGGATGCCTGGGGACTGTGTCTTTCCACACTTCAGGCTGTCGTGGTGCCAGTCATCATCGGTGTACTGTGCAACTGGCGTTTCCCTCAGACTGTCGCCAAAGTGGCCACGCTCGGTCCCGTCGTCTCCGTCATCGCCATCTGCTTTATCACGGGCGGCATCGTCGCCCAGAGCGCAGACTCCATGGCTGCCAATGCGGGCAAGCTCACTCTAGCGGTGGCTTTGCTCCACCTCATCGGCTTTGCCCTGGGCCACATCGTTTCAAAAGTCTTTGGCTATTCGGACGACGTGGCTCGCACCGTGTCCATCGAAGTCGGCATGCAAAACGGAGGCATGGCAGCCATGCTGGCGAAAAGACACTTCACCACCGAACCGCTTTCCGCCGTGCCTGCCGTCTTCAGCGCGCTGATGCAAAACCTCATCGGCTCCCTCCTCGCCGCCTGGTGGCGTGCCCGGCCTGTGCCATGCACAGACGTGTCCGATAAAAATTGCCCATGA